One region of Streptomyces davaonensis JCM 4913 genomic DNA includes:
- a CDS encoding VWA domain-containing protein: MITRTRLAAGACALLAALTAGLAFPAGAAAGEPTGEDAPKVNLVLDVSGSMRARDIDGQSRMAAAKQAFNEVLDATPEEVELGIRTLGANYPGDNQKTGCKDTAQLYPVGPLDRTEAKTAVATLTPTGWTPIGPALLKAADDLDGGTGSKRIVLISDGEDTCAPLDPCEVAREIAAKGIGLTIDTLGLVPNTKMRQQLSCIAEATGGTYTSVEHTEELSDKVNQLVDRAADPVVTPVATEGAERCADAPTLKSGLYTDREEFGQQRWYRVDVEPGQELRASLSVAADRAVNPSYGVLLRAVTVHGREIVRGEAAGNGRTDVVSTGVRYPKAESDDEDATAEAVCLQVTHSFSAASGVKTTPGLPLELTIDVVDGPSGSSDVASFGLGRGWWLLGALILTGFLAGIVWGWLSRWRVAVWRTN; the protein is encoded by the coding sequence ATGATCACAAGAACACGGCTGGCGGCGGGGGCCTGTGCCCTGCTCGCCGCGCTGACGGCGGGGCTGGCGTTCCCGGCCGGGGCGGCCGCCGGCGAACCCACGGGCGAGGACGCGCCGAAGGTGAACCTCGTCCTCGACGTGAGCGGCTCGATGCGGGCCCGGGACATCGACGGCCAGTCCCGGATGGCCGCCGCGAAGCAGGCGTTCAACGAGGTGCTCGACGCCACCCCCGAGGAGGTGGAACTGGGCATCCGCACGCTCGGCGCCAACTACCCGGGCGACAACCAGAAGACCGGCTGCAAGGACACCGCGCAGCTCTATCCGGTCGGCCCGCTGGACCGCACCGAGGCCAAGACGGCGGTGGCGACCCTCACGCCCACCGGCTGGACCCCGATCGGTCCCGCGCTGCTGAAGGCGGCCGACGACCTCGACGGCGGCACCGGCTCCAAGCGCATCGTGCTGATCAGCGACGGCGAGGACACCTGCGCCCCGCTGGACCCGTGCGAGGTGGCCCGGGAGATCGCCGCCAAGGGCATCGGGCTGACCATCGACACGCTCGGTCTGGTCCCGAACACCAAGATGCGGCAGCAGCTGAGCTGTATCGCGGAGGCGACCGGCGGCACCTACACCTCCGTGGAGCACACCGAGGAACTCAGCGACAAGGTCAACCAGTTGGTGGACCGGGCGGCCGACCCGGTGGTGACGCCGGTGGCGACCGAGGGCGCGGAGCGGTGCGCCGACGCGCCCACCCTGAAGTCCGGTCTGTACACCGACCGCGAGGAGTTCGGGCAGCAGCGCTGGTACCGGGTCGACGTGGAGCCCGGCCAGGAGCTGCGGGCCTCGCTGAGCGTGGCCGCCGACCGGGCGGTGAACCCCTCCTACGGGGTGCTGCTGCGGGCCGTGACCGTGCACGGGCGGGAGATCGTGCGCGGTGAGGCCGCGGGCAACGGCCGTACGGACGTGGTCTCGACGGGTGTGCGCTACCCGAAGGCGGAGAGCGACGACGAGGACGCCACGGCCGAGGCCGTGTGCCTCCAGGTCACGCACTCCTTCTCGGCGGCGTCGGGCGTGAAGACGACGCCCGGACTGCCGCTGGAGCTGACGATCGACGTCGTCGACGGTCCGTCGGGCTCCAGCGATGTGGCCTCCTTCGGCCTCGGGCGCGGCTGGTGGCTGCTGGGCGCGCTCATCCTGACCGGCTTCCTCGCCGGGATCGTCTGGGGCTGGCTGTCGCGCTGGCGGGTCGCGGTCTGGAGGACCAACTGA
- a CDS encoding IucA/IucC family protein: MHRPSTAEAEVAAELADVRPGLAARYQAELPGARAAVLTRLWRALAHEPLPWITAREITGDGLTLRLSDGRRLHGPRADPYATAAYVTEVRLEKAAYADPARLMFELGVARGTGFVAELGHSVASLALSRAGQQPVAASDASKEWPVRDWEWEQRVVDGHPYHPGCRSRPGFSVAEQLAYGPEHRPQVELGLWPVPADECLLTGDWPDELRDGEQLLIPVHPWQAAHVLKRGCERGIGGARPLMSLRTLALPGGPHVKTALSARLTSSVRDISGYSIALSATLSAFAEALAARTDGLLHITRTLGAATADSPDLAAVLRESPQEYAGPGERVVPVAALATTELTSSPAWLAAFARLALTVGLQLLDLGVALEAHGQNLLVVLDAEGAPRRLVYRDLADIRVSPARLARHRVPVPELTGRIVTDDETTLRRKLFGSLVAGALAGTAGSAAALGAALETAVRDLPGTADLTVLREEPLPAKALTLMRLSPRTPGDQWARLPNPLLPDPLPPNPLR; encoded by the coding sequence GTGCACCGTCCCTCCACCGCCGAGGCCGAGGTAGCGGCCGAGTTGGCCGATGTCCGCCCCGGCCTGGCCGCCCGGTACCAGGCCGAGCTGCCCGGTGCCCGGGCCGCCGTGCTGACCCGGCTGTGGCGGGCGCTGGCCCATGAGCCGCTGCCATGGATCACGGCTCGCGAGATCACCGGGGACGGCCTCACCCTGCGGCTTTCCGACGGCCGCCGATTGCACGGGCCGCGCGCGGACCCGTACGCCACCGCCGCGTACGTCACCGAGGTGCGCCTGGAGAAGGCGGCGTACGCCGATCCGGCGAGGCTGATGTTCGAGCTGGGCGTAGCGCGCGGTACCGGGTTCGTGGCCGAACTCGGGCACAGTGTCGCCTCGTTGGCGCTGTCGAGGGCCGGGCAGCAGCCGGTCGCCGCTTCGGATGCCTCGAAAGAGTGGCCGGTGCGGGACTGGGAGTGGGAGCAGCGGGTGGTCGACGGGCATCCGTACCACCCGGGCTGCCGTTCCCGGCCCGGGTTCTCGGTGGCCGAGCAGCTCGCCTACGGGCCCGAGCACCGGCCTCAGGTTGAGCTCGGCCTGTGGCCGGTACCGGCGGACGAGTGCCTGCTGACCGGTGACTGGCCGGACGAACTGCGGGACGGGGAACAGCTGTTGATCCCGGTGCATCCCTGGCAGGCGGCGCATGTGCTCAAGCGGGGTTGCGAGCGGGGCATCGGCGGCGCGCGTCCGCTGATGTCGCTGCGCACACTGGCGCTGCCCGGCGGGCCGCACGTCAAGACCGCGCTGAGCGCCCGGCTGACCTCGTCGGTGCGGGACATCTCGGGGTACTCCATCGCCCTGTCGGCGACGCTGTCCGCGTTCGCGGAGGCCCTGGCGGCGCGCACGGACGGCCTGTTGCACATCACCCGCACCCTGGGCGCGGCGACCGCGGACTCCCCCGATCTTGCGGCCGTACTGCGCGAGTCGCCGCAGGAGTACGCCGGTCCGGGCGAGCGCGTGGTGCCGGTGGCCGCGCTCGCCACCACCGAACTCACCTCCAGTCCGGCCTGGTTGGCGGCCTTCGCGCGACTTGCCCTCACCGTCGGGCTGCAACTCCTGGACCTGGGCGTGGCCCTGGAGGCGCACGGCCAGAACCTGCTGGTCGTCCTGGACGCCGAGGGCGCCCCGCGGCGGCTGGTCTACCGCGACCTCGCCGACATCCGGGTCAGCCCGGCCCGGCTCGCCCGGCACCGCGTCCCGGTCCCGGAGCTGACCGGACGGATCGTCACCGACGACGAGACCACCCTGCGCCGCAAGCTGTTCGGCTCGCTGGTGGCGGGCGCGCTCGCGGGTACGGCGGGTTCGGCGGCGGCACTCGGCGCGGCGCTGGAGACGGCCGTACGGGACCTGCCGGGCACGGCCGATCTCACCGTCCTGCGCGAAGAGCCGCTGCCCGCGAAGGCGTTGACGCTGATGCGGCTGTCGCCGCGGACGCCCGGGGACCAGTGGGCGCGGCTGCCCAACCCCCTGCTGCCCGACCCTCTGCCGCCCAACCCCTTGCGGTGA
- a CDS encoding pyridoxal phosphate-dependent aminotransferase has protein sequence MEFRQSNKLSEVCYEIRGPVIEHADALEKAGHSVLRLNTGNPALFGFEAPEEILQDMIRMLPQAHGYTDSRGVLSARRAVAGRYQNLGLEVDVDDVFLGNGISELISMAVTALVEDGDEILIPAPDFPLWTAVTTLAGGKPVHYLCDEQADWYPDLEDMASKITDRTKAVVIINPNNPTGAVYPKEIIEGILDLARRHGLMVFADEIYDQILYDDAVHHSVAALAPDLVVLTFCGLSKTYRVAGFRSGWLVVTGPKQHARNYLEGLTMLASMRLCANAPAQYAIQAALGGRQSITELTAPGGRLHEQRNVAWEKLNEIPGVSCVKPKGSLYAFPRLDPKVHKIHDDEKFVLDLLLREKIQVVQGTGFNWPTPDHFRILTLPHAEDLEAAIGRIGRFLGGYRQ, from the coding sequence ATGGAGTTCCGGCAGTCGAACAAGCTCAGCGAGGTCTGTTACGAGATCCGCGGCCCGGTGATCGAGCACGCCGACGCGCTGGAGAAGGCCGGCCACAGCGTCCTGCGCCTGAACACCGGCAACCCCGCGCTGTTCGGCTTCGAGGCGCCGGAGGAGATCCTCCAGGACATGATCCGGATGCTCCCGCAGGCGCACGGCTACACCGACTCCCGGGGCGTCCTCTCCGCGCGCCGGGCCGTCGCGGGGCGCTACCAGAACCTGGGCCTCGAGGTGGACGTCGACGACGTCTTCCTCGGCAACGGCATCTCCGAGCTGATCTCGATGGCCGTGACCGCGCTGGTCGAGGACGGCGACGAGATCCTCATCCCGGCCCCCGACTTCCCCCTCTGGACGGCCGTCACCACGCTCGCGGGCGGCAAGCCGGTGCACTACCTCTGCGACGAACAGGCCGACTGGTACCCGGACCTGGAGGACATGGCGTCGAAGATCACGGACCGCACCAAGGCCGTGGTCATCATCAACCCGAACAACCCCACGGGCGCCGTCTACCCCAAGGAGATCATCGAGGGCATCCTCGACCTCGCCCGCCGGCACGGCCTGATGGTCTTCGCGGACGAGATCTACGACCAGATCCTCTACGACGACGCGGTCCACCACTCGGTCGCGGCGCTGGCCCCCGACCTGGTCGTCCTGACCTTCTGCGGCCTGTCGAAGACCTACCGGGTGGCGGGCTTCCGCTCGGGCTGGCTGGTCGTCACCGGCCCGAAACAGCACGCCCGGAACTACCTGGAGGGCCTGACCATGCTGGCCTCCATGCGGCTGTGCGCCAACGCGCCCGCGCAGTACGCCATCCAGGCCGCGCTGGGCGGCCGCCAGTCAATCACCGAGCTGACCGCGCCGGGCGGACGCCTGCACGAACAGCGGAACGTGGCCTGGGAGAAGCTCAACGAGATCCCCGGGGTGTCGTGCGTGAAGCCGAAGGGCTCCCTGTACGCGTTCCCCCGACTGGACCCCAAGGTCCACAAGATCCACGACGACGAGAAGTTCGTCCTGGACCTGCTCCTGCGGGAGAAGATCCAGGTCGTCCAGGGCACCGGCTTCAACTGGCCCACCCCCGACCACTTCCGCATCCTCACCCTCCCGCACGCCGAGGACCTGGAGGCGGCGATCGGCCGGATCGGGCGGTTCCTGGGCGGGTACCGGCAGTAG
- a CDS encoding HAD domain-containing protein gives MSERPLLLLDVDGPLNPFRAVYARHRGYVTRRLHPANWSARQTPGSRRLRRGLRVRLHPGHGPRLLALPYELAWATTWMHEANEMIAPAIGLPGDLPVIEFTDLFAPDPEGLYWKTRQVVAWAAGRPFVWVDDMVTDHDVRHVHQHHTGPALLLRIDPRRGLGEAEFGRLERWAQGLP, from the coding sequence ATGAGCGAGCGCCCCCTGCTACTCCTCGACGTCGACGGCCCCCTCAACCCGTTCCGCGCCGTCTACGCCCGGCACCGCGGCTATGTGACGCGTCGGCTGCACCCCGCGAACTGGTCGGCCCGGCAGACCCCGGGGTCGCGGCGGCTGCGCAGGGGCCTGCGGGTACGGCTGCATCCGGGACACGGGCCGCGGCTGCTCGCCCTGCCCTACGAACTGGCCTGGGCGACCACCTGGATGCACGAGGCCAACGAGATGATCGCGCCGGCCATCGGGCTGCCCGGGGACCTGCCGGTCATCGAGTTCACGGACCTGTTCGCCCCGGACCCCGAGGGGCTGTACTGGAAGACCCGGCAGGTCGTGGCGTGGGCGGCGGGGCGGCCGTTCGTGTGGGTGGACGACATGGTCACCGATCACGACGTACGGCATGTGCACCAGCACCACACCGGGCCCGCCCTGCTGCTGCGGATCGATCCGCGCCGGGGGCTCGGGGAGGCGGAGTTCGGGCGGTTGGAGCGGTGGGCCCAGGGCCTGCCGTGA
- a CDS encoding histidine phosphatase family protein, translating to MGDLLLVRHGETAWSRSGRHTGSTDVPLTEQGRAEARGLVPLIRSHRIGAAFVSPLQRARETAELIGLTSMRIDPDLREWDYGGYEGVTTVEIQRERPGWFLFSDGVAPGPPEHPGESPAQVGERADRMLAKVDAALANTEGVVVLVAHGHFLRVLTARRLGLPPADGALFQLATGSVCRLSTEHGRPVIAGWNVRPGS from the coding sequence ATGGGTGATCTTCTGTTGGTGCGGCATGGGGAGACCGCGTGGTCGCGGTCGGGGCGGCATACCGGGTCCACCGATGTGCCGTTGACCGAGCAAGGGCGTGCGGAGGCTCGGGGGCTTGTGCCGTTGATTCGGTCGCATCGGATCGGGGCCGCGTTCGTCAGTCCGCTTCAGCGGGCTCGGGAGACCGCCGAGCTGATCGGGCTCACCTCGATGCGGATCGATCCGGATCTGCGGGAGTGGGACTACGGCGGCTACGAAGGCGTCACCACGGTCGAGATCCAGCGGGAGCGGCCCGGCTGGTTCCTGTTCAGCGACGGGGTCGCGCCGGGGCCGCCGGAGCATCCCGGGGAGAGCCCGGCGCAGGTCGGGGAGCGCGCGGATCGGATGCTCGCCAAGGTGGACGCCGCGCTCGCCAACACCGAGGGGGTGGTGGTTCTGGTGGCGCACGGTCACTTTCTGCGGGTGCTGACCGCACGGCGGCTCGGGCTGCCGCCGGCGGACGGCGCGCTGTTCCAGCTCGCCACCGGGAGCGTGTGCCGGCTGAGTACCGAGCACGGGCGGCCGGTGATCGCCGGGTGGAATGTCAGACCCGGGTCGTAG
- a CDS encoding winged helix-turn-helix transcriptional regulator has protein sequence MSPRRSYDQYCSAARALDVVGDRWTLLIVRELLAGPRRYTDLHADLPGVSTDVLASRLKDMERDGLTTRRRLPPPGAAYVYELTTRGRELLPVLQALGTWGRPELGERRPTDAVRAHWFALPLLRVLEGEGLVEVRLEEGEFHLYVGTEDGPVYGDGPAPTEPDARLALDTDTCTAVARGELSVPDAVRAGRITVTGDGTLAKTLREG, from the coding sequence ATGTCACCACGCCGAAGCTACGACCAGTACTGTTCCGCCGCCCGCGCGCTCGACGTCGTCGGCGACCGCTGGACCCTGCTGATCGTCCGTGAACTGCTGGCCGGGCCGCGCCGCTACACCGACCTGCACGCGGATCTGCCGGGCGTGAGCACCGACGTACTGGCCTCACGGCTGAAGGACATGGAACGGGACGGTCTGACGACCCGACGCCGACTGCCCCCGCCCGGCGCGGCCTACGTCTACGAACTCACCACGCGCGGACGGGAGTTGCTCCCGGTCCTCCAGGCGCTCGGCACCTGGGGCCGGCCCGAGCTGGGCGAGCGCCGCCCGACCGACGCGGTCCGCGCCCACTGGTTCGCGCTGCCGCTGCTGAGGGTCCTGGAGGGGGAGGGGCTGGTCGAAGTGCGGCTGGAGGAGGGGGAGTTCCATCTGTACGTCGGCACCGAGGACGGTCCCGTCTACGGCGACGGCCCCGCCCCCACCGAACCGGACGCACGGCTCGCGCTGGACACCGACACCTGTACGGCAGTGGCGCGCGGGGAGTTGAGCGTGCCGGACGCCGTGCGCGCCGGGCGGATCACCGTCACCGGCGACGGGACGCTCGCCAAGACGCTGCGGGAGGGATGA